A genomic window from Paenibacillus sp. FSL K6-0276 includes:
- the map gene encoding type I methionyl aminopeptidase, whose amino-acid sequence MTSDTVQDLEGLKAIGKVVGHTIAEMKKKVTPGMTTAELDRIGAEILAEFGASSAPMKTYNFPGSTCISVNEEVAHGIPGPRVINAGDLINIDVSAELNGYYGDAGVSFQLPPYNDDILRLCQSTEETMMSVINHLRAGMKVNEIGRMMELEARKRGYRVVRNLCSHGIGKSLHEKPFEILPFYNPRVTTVLKEGQVITVEPFLSTGADYVEQQSDGWTLSVVDNGRVAQFEHTIIVTKGEPIILTKP is encoded by the coding sequence ATGACGAGTGATACCGTACAAGATTTAGAAGGGCTAAAAGCAATTGGGAAAGTGGTAGGACATACCATCGCCGAGATGAAGAAGAAAGTGACTCCAGGCATGACAACAGCGGAGCTTGATAGGATTGGAGCTGAAATTCTAGCGGAATTCGGAGCATCCTCAGCCCCTATGAAAACGTATAATTTTCCAGGCAGCACCTGCATCAGTGTGAATGAAGAGGTTGCTCATGGGATTCCTGGTCCTAGAGTGATTAATGCCGGTGATTTGATCAATATTGATGTATCTGCTGAGCTAAATGGTTATTATGGAGACGCCGGAGTTTCTTTTCAATTACCGCCCTATAATGATGATATTCTGCGTCTGTGCCAGAGTACAGAGGAAACTATGATGAGCGTGATCAATCATCTGAGAGCAGGGATGAAGGTCAATGAGATTGGTAGAATGATGGAGCTTGAAGCTCGAAAACGCGGCTATAGAGTGGTTCGTAATCTGTGCAGCCACGGGATTGGTAAATCACTGCATGAGAAGCCGTTTGAAATCTTACCTTTCTATAATCCTAGAGTGACTACAGTGTTAAAAGAGGGACAGGTGATTACGGTTGAACCCTTCCTCTCTACTGGAGCTGACTACGTGGAGCAGCAGTCAGATGGATGGACACTAAGCGTTGTAGACAACGGCCGGGTAGCACAGTTTGAACATACGATTATCGTGACTAAAGGTGAGCCTATTATCCTAACCAAGCCATAA
- a CDS encoding DJ-1/PfpI family protein — MGTRKLRYDEAFVSWIAGAHNVPYKVSVCTGSLLLGAAGLLEGKKATTHPSAYELLRPYCEEVVETRIVHDGNVITGGGVSTSIDLGLYLTSHLVGEAAMNSVKKQIDYPYEMQGIVQI; from the coding sequence GTGGGGACGCGGAAACTTCGTTATGATGAGGCTTTTGTCTCGTGGATTGCAGGTGCCCACAATGTTCCTTATAAGGTGTCGGTCTGCACAGGCTCGCTGCTGCTAGGGGCTGCGGGGTTGTTAGAAGGAAAAAAAGCCACTACCCATCCATCTGCCTATGAATTACTAAGACCCTATTGTGAAGAAGTTGTGGAGACTCGTATTGTGCATGATGGTAATGTAATTACAGGTGGTGGAGTTTCTACTTCCATAGATCTGGGGTTATATCTGACTTCACACTTGGTTGGAGAAGCAGCGATGAATTCGGTGAAAAAACAGATTGATTATCCATACGAGATGCAGGGAATCGTTCAAATCTGA
- a CDS encoding DUF1963 domain-containing protein, producing MSERLPCQTSDCKASILPATALKTGGICMPCHQREIALEKQAFIEQNRKDVDLYADVNDPVEILKIMHKPRKYNPLEHEIPYHKTAQKMYHQLTESERERLETYAITLMEEDDFDQAETILLSLACFLSARIERGLESFFRKGKYYPGILYKDAGQVIRDKLIHQLEFDSENRNHLLLALAWIGDEEVVRQFETWRQHPPRWAPELNISPETYAHEAGWELDNDGGKRLLFYPESYHFKVRVAGRGGMDRAPSAVAALQAGEHSCPWCASKLTVLFDYNLQNPLIQFMKLPGQRLRIAACMHCNCYGTVFMNADLDGRYSWSDYNVVPDFLPENEDMEQISWHAMELSERLMGAYDNAYWMLEAPASKIGGHPTWIQDAEYPVCPCCSTTMKFIAQMDMEQAEDSEGIYYAFLCEACLKVAVNYQQT from the coding sequence ATGAGTGAGCGATTGCCCTGCCAAACCTCAGATTGCAAGGCAAGTATTCTTCCTGCAACTGCTTTAAAAACAGGTGGGATTTGCATGCCGTGTCATCAGAGGGAGATTGCTCTGGAGAAACAGGCATTTATTGAACAGAATCGAAAAGATGTTGATTTGTATGCAGATGTGAATGATCCAGTTGAAATTCTAAAAATCATGCACAAACCGCGGAAGTACAATCCGCTTGAACACGAAATCCCCTATCACAAAACCGCGCAAAAAATGTATCATCAGCTGACTGAAAGCGAACGGGAGCGATTGGAGACCTATGCGATTACGTTGATGGAAGAAGATGATTTTGACCAGGCTGAAACCATTCTGCTATCGCTTGCATGTTTTTTAAGTGCACGTATAGAACGGGGGTTGGAGTCTTTTTTTCGCAAAGGAAAGTATTATCCCGGTATTCTCTATAAGGATGCAGGTCAGGTTATCCGCGATAAGCTCATTCATCAGTTAGAGTTCGATTCGGAGAATCGTAATCACTTGCTGCTCGCTCTCGCCTGGATTGGTGATGAAGAGGTTGTTCGGCAGTTCGAGACATGGCGGCAGCATCCGCCTCGATGGGCCCCAGAGTTAAATATATCTCCGGAAACCTACGCCCATGAAGCAGGCTGGGAGTTAGATAATGATGGCGGGAAAAGGCTTCTTTTTTACCCCGAGAGTTATCATTTTAAAGTACGCGTTGCAGGAAGAGGCGGTATGGATCGGGCTCCTTCGGCGGTTGCGGCATTGCAAGCAGGTGAACATTCCTGCCCATGGTGTGCCAGTAAACTGACAGTACTATTTGATTACAACTTGCAGAACCCACTGATTCAATTTATGAAGCTACCCGGTCAGCGGTTAAGGATTGCAGCTTGTATGCACTGTAATTGTTATGGCACCGTGTTTATGAATGCAGATCTGGATGGCAGGTACTCGTGGAGTGATTATAATGTCGTTCCCGATTTTTTGCCTGAAAATGAAGATATGGAGCAAATATCATGGCACGCCATGGAGCTATCGGAACGACTGATGGGAGCCTATGATAATGCGTATTGGATGCTTGAGGCGCCTGCATCGAAGATAGGAGGACATCCGACCTGGATTCAGGATGCGGAATATCCTGTGTGCCCTTGCTGTTCGACGACGATGAAGTTTATTGCGCAAATGGATATGGAACAGGCCGAGGATAGCGAGGGGATTTATTATGCATTTCTGTGCGAGGCTTGCCTGAAGGTAGCTGTGAATTACCAGCAGACGTAA
- a CDS encoding MFS transporter has product MKLSKEEKSWILYDCGNSAYSMAVTTALLPIVFGMFSNVNSSMDLGYFNSIASILVAILSPILGTLADYKDKKKRFFVFFSLIGVMATASLAFVAPESGQWQLLIVFYILSVIGFAGANIFYDSFLVDVTTDERMDKVSSKGFAFGYIASVIPFGISLLLILFMGMDKSIGYQIGFIITALWWGLLTMPMIKDVQQRYYIEPEPKPVINSFKRLGDTFKNVRQHKVVFVFLIAYFLYIDGVDTIIKMVVPYATSVLGADAFDTFTLLGILLVIQIIAFPCAILYGNLAKKYSARTMIIVGIFTYIISCIAAYFITSVWHIFILGALIGSAQGGIQALSRSYYAKIIPKEKSNEFFGFYNIFGKFAAIVGPAVMSLTTTLTGNAKFSILAIIPLFIIGFFVFITLPKEQLGQDESKGLIL; this is encoded by the coding sequence ATGAAACTAAGTAAAGAGGAAAAATCATGGATTCTATATGACTGTGGAAATTCGGCTTACTCGATGGCAGTTACAACGGCTTTACTGCCTATTGTATTTGGGATGTTTTCGAATGTGAACAGCAGCATGGATTTGGGGTATTTTAATTCAATTGCAAGTATTCTGGTGGCGATCCTTAGCCCGATTTTAGGGACGTTGGCAGATTACAAGGATAAGAAAAAACGCTTCTTTGTATTTTTCTCTTTGATTGGCGTGATGGCTACAGCTTCACTGGCGTTCGTTGCACCTGAGAGCGGACAGTGGCAGTTATTGATTGTATTTTATATCTTGTCAGTCATAGGTTTTGCAGGAGCCAATATTTTTTATGATTCTTTTCTGGTGGATGTAACCACCGATGAAAGGATGGATAAGGTATCCTCAAAAGGTTTTGCTTTTGGATATATCGCCAGCGTCATTCCATTTGGTATCAGCCTACTATTGATTCTGTTTATGGGGATGGATAAATCGATTGGTTATCAGATTGGATTCATAATCACTGCCCTTTGGTGGGGACTGTTGACCATGCCGATGATCAAGGATGTGCAGCAGAGATATTATATTGAACCTGAACCCAAACCGGTTATTAATAGCTTTAAAAGACTGGGAGACACATTTAAGAATGTCAGACAGCATAAGGTGGTATTTGTTTTTTTAATCGCCTACTTTCTCTATATTGATGGGGTAGATACGATCATTAAAATGGTAGTTCCATATGCCACATCGGTTTTGGGTGCGGATGCTTTTGACACCTTTACTTTACTGGGGATCTTATTAGTTATCCAGATCATTGCTTTTCCATGTGCCATCCTGTACGGTAATCTCGCCAAAAAATACTCCGCTAGAACGATGATCATCGTGGGGATTTTTACATATATCATTTCCTGTATCGCGGCTTACTTTATCACTTCAGTGTGGCATATATTTATTCTGGGTGCGCTAATTGGTTCGGCCCAGGGAGGGATTCAGGCGCTCAGCAGATCTTATTATGCGAAGATTATTCCTAAGGAAAAATCCAATGAATTCTTTGGATTTTACAATATCTTTGGCAAGTTTGCGGCGATTGTTGGTCCTGCTGTGATGTCTTTAACGACTACCTTAACAGGCAATGCAAAATTTAGTATTTTAGCGATTATCCCACTATTTATTATTGGATTCTTCGTATTTATAACTTTACCTAAAGAGCAGCTTGGACAAGATGAATCGAAGGGACTTATCCTATGA
- a CDS encoding ectonucleotide pyrophosphatase/phosphodiesterase: protein MKSSKEQTAMAKHLIVISYDAFSEDQWEMASRLPNLSKLIKSGAHSNKMKSVYPTLTYVVHTTIATGVYPDKHGIHHNNPFQPFVKEKEQSWFWFRNAIKVPTIYDAARKHNMSTAGILWPVSGKSSIQYNIPEIRAIKKENQALKVLKSGSPLYCIEMELKYGRLRKGIEQPYLDDFTTKCAIETIRRKKPNLLMMHLIDLDDAKHVYGTDSDEVKQVITRMDKRLGDIMQAVDEAGILDDTVFLVLGDHGQFNVRYKVHLNNLLQEKGLIYEENGEMKWRAYFQCGGGAAYLHIKHGDEEAEQLALAAIRGDMKDDASGIEELYAREELDHLHVGQSTKYMLEAKRGYCFDESMDEPTIVDLDKQGIKYATHGYSPDKEDYRCNLVISGNKVKSDYPIGDLKMVDIAPTMAKILGIDFNHCDGRSLDEIFIY, encoded by the coding sequence ATGAAGTCAAGTAAAGAACAAACGGCAATGGCCAAACATCTGATTGTCATCTCTTACGATGCCTTTTCAGAAGACCAATGGGAAATGGCTAGCCGTCTTCCAAACTTATCGAAATTGATCAAGAGTGGAGCGCATAGCAATAAAATGAAAAGTGTATATCCCACGCTCACTTATGTGGTGCACACTACGATAGCGACCGGTGTATATCCGGATAAGCATGGCATTCATCACAACAATCCATTTCAACCGTTTGTGAAGGAAAAGGAGCAAAGCTGGTTCTGGTTTAGAAATGCGATAAAGGTGCCCACGATTTACGATGCTGCGCGCAAGCATAACATGAGTACCGCTGGAATCCTCTGGCCGGTATCAGGGAAATCCTCAATCCAATACAATATCCCTGAAATTAGAGCCATCAAAAAAGAAAATCAGGCACTGAAGGTGTTAAAAAGCGGGAGTCCCTTATATTGTATCGAGATGGAGCTGAAATACGGCAGGCTTCGAAAAGGGATTGAGCAGCCCTATCTGGATGACTTCACGACAAAATGTGCGATAGAAACGATTAGGCGTAAAAAACCTAATCTTCTCATGATGCATTTGATTGATCTGGATGACGCCAAGCATGTTTACGGCACTGACAGCGATGAAGTGAAGCAGGTAATCACACGTATGGATAAACGGCTAGGCGATATTATGCAAGCAGTGGATGAAGCCGGTATACTGGATGACACAGTTTTTTTAGTTTTGGGTGACCATGGCCAGTTCAATGTTAGGTACAAAGTGCATTTGAACAACCTTTTGCAGGAAAAAGGGCTGATTTATGAAGAGAATGGTGAAATGAAGTGGAGGGCTTACTTTCAGTGTGGGGGCGGAGCCGCTTATCTGCATATCAAACATGGGGATGAAGAAGCTGAACAATTAGCATTAGCTGCGATTCGGGGTGATATGAAAGATGACGCTTCTGGCATAGAGGAATTGTATGCTAGAGAGGAGCTGGATCATCTACATGTGGGCCAATCTACTAAGTATATGCTTGAAGCTAAAAGAGGCTATTGTTTCGATGAAAGTATGGATGAACCAACGATTGTTGATTTGGACAAACAAGGGATTAAATATGCTACTCATGGCTACTCTCCCGATAAAGAGGATTATAGATGCAACTTGGTGATCTCAGGGAATAAGGTTAAAAGTGATTATCCTATAGGGGATCTCAAAATGGTAGATATAGCCCCTACGATGGCAAAGATTTTAGGGATTGATTTTAATCATTGTGACGGAAGATCTTTAGATGAAATTTTCATTTACTAA
- a CDS encoding nucleotidyltransferase domain-containing protein, giving the protein MDAVNRQKILNKNDKLISMVIERAKRDFPDDIAIIGLTGSFSTGDFHEKSDLDLIIINNTAQGWGISSCFILEDIGYDLYCTPWETRIEDQANLESPMISCLIDLELLYCAKPEYLVKLNLYKQRALDALAKPIGSECISRAKKSIDIAKQEYTNTLLSEDIGAVRYASCEVVYNLVNALTHLNNTYFKRGLKRYLQEIATYRYIPDDFEIIYMAVIDAKTIAEIRSTSYRFLESVNDLYKKMYKDFVIQPVPTYDNLGGTFEELWCNSRNKVIASVELNDKSYAYYVAMGIQNFLDEMTESSGTKKFDIMQYFDSDHLHLFKEQFLQVMDEYLEEYNKVGRKVERYDTFEQLYNEYMRV; this is encoded by the coding sequence ATGGATGCTGTTAATAGACAAAAAATTTTAAATAAAAATGACAAACTTATTAGTATGGTTATTGAACGTGCCAAGAGAGATTTTCCTGATGATATTGCAATCATTGGGCTTACAGGTTCTTTCAGTACCGGAGATTTTCATGAAAAAAGCGATCTTGATCTAATCATAATTAATAACACGGCCCAAGGTTGGGGGATATCTTCGTGTTTTATTCTGGAGGATATCGGATACGACCTATATTGTACGCCATGGGAAACAAGGATAGAAGATCAAGCGAATCTTGAGAGCCCAATGATTTCGTGTCTGATAGATTTAGAGCTGTTATATTGTGCGAAACCCGAATATCTGGTAAAGCTAAATTTATATAAACAGAGAGCACTCGATGCTTTGGCAAAGCCTATAGGGAGTGAATGTATCAGTAGAGCGAAAAAGAGTATAGACATTGCAAAGCAAGAATATACGAATACATTACTTTCTGAAGATATCGGAGCTGTGAGGTATGCTTCATGCGAAGTTGTATACAATTTGGTAAATGCTCTAACACATTTGAACAATACCTATTTTAAACGGGGACTTAAGAGATATCTGCAGGAAATAGCTACATATCGTTATATTCCTGATGATTTTGAAATTATATATATGGCTGTGATCGATGCGAAGACTATCGCTGAAATCAGAAGTACATCATATAGATTTCTAGAAAGCGTTAATGATTTATATAAAAAAATGTATAAGGATTTTGTGATTCAGCCTGTCCCAACCTATGATAATCTTGGTGGCACCTTTGAGGAATTGTGGTGTAACAGCCGTAATAAGGTTATAGCAAGTGTGGAATTAAATGATAAATCTTATGCTTATTATGTAGCAATGGGCATACAAAATTTTCTTGATGAAATGACAGAATCAAGTGGAACGAAAAAGTTTGATATTATGCAGTATTTTGATTCAGATCATCTACATTTATTTAAAGAGCAGTTTCTGCAAGTCATGGATGAATATCTGGAAGAATACAATAAGGTAGGAAGGAAAGTTGAACGATACGATACTTTTGAGCAATTATATAACGAATATATGAGGGTATGA
- a CDS encoding YitT family protein, with amino-acid sequence MNEMRHQKSNKLKIFSKVILIIIGALIAAYGLEAVLIPNNVSDGGVTGLSIVGSKLFGLPLGMLIAVINIPFVWLGYKQIGISFAVYSVIGISSLAIGTSLMHHVPTIIEGDTLLVTVVGGIIIGFGMGLALRNGGAIDGIDMLAVLLSRKLPFGTSDLILFLNMFVFIVVSTVFGLQGAILSALAYFIASKVIHIVEEGLSGSKTFKIITVQPEIMVETIRDRLGRGATYTDAYGGYSNEQFKEITCVINRLEESKIKEIIHEIDPNAFVVVYDVAEVKGGNFKKHNIH; translated from the coding sequence ATGAATGAAATGAGACATCAAAAATCAAATAAGCTGAAGATTTTTTCAAAAGTTATATTAATTATTATAGGGGCTCTTATAGCTGCGTATGGTCTTGAAGCAGTGTTAATACCCAACAACGTCTCAGACGGTGGTGTGACAGGTCTAAGTATCGTTGGCTCAAAACTGTTTGGATTACCGTTAGGGATGTTAATTGCCGTAATTAACATCCCTTTTGTTTGGCTAGGATATAAGCAAATTGGTATAAGCTTTGCTGTTTATTCCGTTATCGGTATTTCCTCGCTAGCCATTGGCACTAGTCTTATGCACCATGTACCTACGATTATTGAAGGAGATACATTGTTAGTTACCGTTGTCGGTGGGATTATCATCGGTTTTGGTATGGGTTTAGCCTTACGTAACGGTGGGGCAATAGATGGGATAGATATGTTAGCTGTATTACTTTCACGAAAGTTACCTTTTGGGACTAGTGATCTAATCTTATTTTTAAACATGTTTGTCTTTATTGTTGTTTCAACAGTATTTGGTCTACAAGGGGCTATCCTATCAGCACTCGCTTATTTTATTGCTTCAAAAGTGATTCATATTGTTGAAGAAGGTTTGAGTGGCTCTAAAACTTTTAAAATCATTACCGTTCAACCGGAAATTATGGTAGAAACAATTCGTGACCGATTGGGTCGTGGGGCAACCTATACAGATGCTTACGGTGGCTACTCCAATGAACAATTCAAAGAAATCACCTGTGTAATTAACCGTCTGGAAGAAAGTAAAATCAAAGAAATCATTCATGAAATTGACCCTAACGCTTTTGTTGTAGTATATGATGTAGCAGAAGTCAAGGGCGGTAATTTCAAAAAGCATAATATTCATTAA
- a CDS encoding Rrf2 family transcriptional regulator, whose translation MNISTRFAVAIHILTLIDSNKEGKSTSEWIAGSVNTNPVVIRRLTSMLQKAGLVTARPGVAGASLARSASEITLLQIYKAVNAVEEDSLFSVHEHPNPECPVGKNIASAIVPVFSLAQKAMENVLQEVTLEQIVNEMPEI comes from the coding sequence GTGAACATCAGCACCCGATTTGCGGTAGCCATTCATATATTAACATTAATCGACAGTAATAAAGAGGGCAAAAGCACCTCGGAGTGGATAGCTGGTAGCGTGAACACAAACCCTGTAGTTATCCGCCGGCTAACGAGTATGCTGCAAAAAGCAGGACTGGTAACAGCCCGCCCGGGAGTCGCAGGAGCCTCGCTTGCACGCAGCGCCTCTGAAATTACACTACTTCAGATTTATAAGGCAGTAAACGCGGTGGAGGAGGATTCGTTGTTCTCGGTTCATGAGCACCCCAACCCCGAATGTCCAGTCGGTAAAAATATAGCCAGCGCCATTGTACCCGTATTCTCGCTCGCGCAAAAGGCGATGGAGAATGTCCTTCAGGAGGTTACTTTGGAGCAGATTGTGAATGAAATGCCTGAAATATAA
- a CDS encoding metallophosphoesterase family protein, whose protein sequence is MEQIALISDIHGNIPALTAVLDDIKQRGIRRVFCLGDIVGKGPNSDLAVDIIKKNCEISVMGNWDDLMNQDVDFEMARWSRKLLGKDRLVYLGTLSFSIEFMMSGKFIRLFHASPRSYYERIQPWDDYEKQLSMFGCSDLCQEKRQADIVGYGDIHNAYIQHLEGKTLFNVGSVGNPLDLTQASYVILEGEYGGVSTAPLSIQFVRVPYDIELAVQQAIDAVMPATEPYIRELRTAQYRGNVRG, encoded by the coding sequence GTGGAACAAATCGCATTAATCTCAGATATTCATGGAAATATCCCGGCTTTGACAGCCGTATTAGATGATATTAAGCAGCGTGGAATTCGCAGAGTATTTTGCCTAGGGGATATCGTTGGAAAGGGGCCGAATTCAGATCTAGCCGTTGATATCATAAAGAAAAATTGTGAAATCAGTGTTATGGGGAACTGGGATGATTTAATGAATCAGGATGTTGATTTTGAAATGGCCCGGTGGAGTCGGAAATTGTTAGGTAAAGATCGACTTGTTTATTTAGGTACCTTATCGTTCTCGATTGAGTTTATGATGAGTGGTAAGTTTATTCGATTATTTCATGCTTCACCGCGAAGCTACTATGAACGGATTCAGCCTTGGGATGATTACGAGAAGCAACTGTCTATGTTTGGTTGTTCCGATCTCTGCCAGGAGAAGCGACAAGCGGATATCGTAGGTTATGGGGATATTCATAATGCGTATATTCAGCATCTAGAGGGTAAGACCTTATTTAATGTAGGCAGCGTGGGGAATCCTCTTGACTTAACTCAGGCATCTTACGTGATTTTGGAGGGGGAGTACGGAGGAGTGTCAACAGCTCCTTTGAGTATACAATTTGTAAGAGTTCCTTATGATATTGAGTTAGCCGTTCAACAAGCCATAGATGCCGTTATGCCAGCTACAGAGCCATATATTCGAGAGCTTAGAACCGCGCAGTACAGAGGGAATGTCCGGGGATAA
- a CDS encoding class I SAM-dependent methyltransferase, which translates to MKMVSAFEHYESLIDEGNDPAQDPPIGQAYMSQWDGPLFFDGLNGNDKRVLEIGIGTGRVAKSVLGLGCRFLTGIDTSPKTLARADLNLRNFSNKELVLADICEFVRPNTFDAAYSVLTFLHIEDKEQALKNIYTSLLPNGTFLLSVSKDEEWFDFNDRRVKLYPADVDEYIRLFNKTGYHIEWVQETKSQTATLIQAIKK; encoded by the coding sequence ATGAAAATGGTTAGTGCTTTTGAGCATTATGAATCTTTGATTGATGAGGGGAATGATCCAGCACAAGATCCTCCCATTGGACAGGCCTATATGAGTCAGTGGGATGGGCCTCTTTTCTTCGATGGATTGAATGGAAATGATAAACGGGTGTTAGAGATTGGAATTGGAACAGGAAGAGTTGCTAAATCGGTCTTAGGTTTGGGATGCCGGTTTCTCACAGGAATTGATACCTCGCCAAAAACACTAGCAAGAGCGGATCTGAATCTTAGAAATTTCTCCAATAAAGAGCTTGTGCTAGCTGATATTTGTGAGTTCGTACGTCCTAATACTTTTGATGCAGCTTATAGTGTGTTAACTTTTCTTCATATAGAGGATAAAGAACAAGCATTAAAAAATATCTATACATCACTCCTACCTAATGGAACGTTTTTGTTATCTGTTAGCAAGGATGAAGAGTGGTTTGATTTCAATGATAGAAGAGTTAAATTATATCCAGCCGATGTGGATGAATATATAAGGCTTTTTAACAAAACGGGATATCATATCGAATGGGTACAGGAAACGAAGAGTCAAACTGCAACCCTAATCCAAGCCATCAAAAAGTAA
- a CDS encoding GNAT family protein, with the protein MKLSHVFEQFPTLETEQLLLKKIEVSNLEEVFGIYSNDQVFEYCGIIPKHNKDTVKNMIGHFERDFTKGVRVKWGIFRKNNPYILLGIIEVMDFNQKVDMVTIGYFLAETYWGKGIATQAVQEVVKFLFETAEVNRIQAEVMPFNERSKRVLLKSGFMKEGTLRQAHVWSGKGLIDLDIYSILAEDYRVVEKGYQ; encoded by the coding sequence TTGAAGCTTAGTCACGTATTTGAGCAATTCCCTACTTTGGAAACCGAGCAATTATTACTGAAGAAGATTGAAGTTAGTAATCTTGAAGAGGTATTTGGAATTTATAGCAATGATCAAGTGTTTGAGTACTGCGGAATTATTCCGAAACATAATAAAGATACAGTAAAGAATATGATCGGACATTTCGAGCGTGATTTTACCAAAGGGGTAAGAGTGAAGTGGGGGATTTTCCGCAAAAATAATCCTTACATCCTGCTAGGTATCATCGAAGTTATGGATTTTAATCAAAAAGTGGATATGGTCACGATCGGCTATTTTTTGGCGGAGACTTATTGGGGAAAAGGGATTGCGACTCAGGCAGTTCAAGAGGTGGTCAAATTTTTATTTGAGACTGCAGAAGTAAATCGGATTCAAGCTGAGGTTATGCCTTTTAATGAACGGTCCAAGCGTGTTCTTTTGAAAAGTGGCTTTATGAAAGAGGGAACGTTAAGACAGGCTCATGTGTGGTCAGGTAAAGGGCTTATAGATCTGGACATTTACAGCATTCTAGCAGAGGATTATAGAGTGGTTGAAAAAGGATACCAGTGA
- a CDS encoding peptidase E, which translates to MGTIVVIGGGEISELETLGIDREVVKLTHKPNPKALFIPTASSDAPGYCDTFNKVYGDILGCETSHLLLVSQNYTHEEITDLITSADLIYVGGGNTRKMLEIWRNTGVDTLLKEAYTSGTVLAGLSAGSICWFEYGHSDSEAFDDQGEWQYIKIEAMGILSGIHCPHYNEDTRVEDFSRMVNGGSVTGIAVDNNCAIVYKENEYKVMSTRDEAKAYRVMDSEQGVMITEIEQHPSYKPLHELYGAL; encoded by the coding sequence ATGGGTACAATTGTGGTCATTGGTGGTGGAGAAATAAGCGAACTAGAAACACTTGGAATTGATCGTGAAGTTGTGAAGTTAACCCATAAACCTAATCCGAAGGCGTTATTTATTCCGACAGCTAGTAGTGATGCACCAGGGTACTGTGATACGTTCAACAAAGTGTACGGCGATATTCTAGGATGTGAGACAAGTCATTTATTGCTTGTGAGCCAAAATTATACCCATGAAGAAATCACAGATTTAATTACGTCCGCTGATCTGATTTATGTTGGTGGAGGCAATACCCGAAAAATGCTGGAGATTTGGAGAAATACCGGCGTAGATACTCTTCTAAAAGAAGCGTATACATCTGGAACTGTATTGGCAGGACTGAGCGCAGGTTCAATCTGCTGGTTTGAATATGGGCATAGTGACTCTGAGGCGTTTGACGACCAAGGGGAGTGGCAGTATATCAAGATTGAAGCCATGGGGATCCTGTCAGGCATTCATTGTCCGCATTATAATGAGGATACTCGGGTTGAGGATTTTTCACGAATGGTTAATGGTGGCAGTGTGACTGGAATCGCAGTGGATAACAATTGTGCAATCGTCTATAAAGAAAATGAGTATAAAGTGATGTCTACCAGAGACGAAGCGAAAGCGTACCGTGTGATGGACTCCGAGCAGGGAGTAATGATTACTGAAATTGAACAACATCCAAGCTACAAACCTCTTCATGAACTGTATGGTGCGCTATGA
- a CDS encoding N-acetyltransferase — translation MMIRTETSADYDGVYQVNVKAFDDREDEARLVESIRNSEGFIPELSIVAEKDNEIVGHILLSKAVVQDGENTNDVIVLAPIAVMPNVQKQGIGKALILEGLDRCRTLGYDLVFLIGHPEYYPKFGFQPARQHGFELKQFEVSDNVFMVCELKEGALQKVKGELIYPKSFF, via the coding sequence ATGATGATTAGAACAGAAACGTCAGCAGATTATGATGGCGTGTATCAAGTAAATGTTAAGGCCTTTGATGATAGAGAAGATGAAGCGCGCTTAGTCGAAAGCATTAGAAATTCAGAAGGGTTTATCCCGGAGCTCTCGATTGTAGCAGAAAAAGATAATGAGATTGTAGGACATATCCTGCTAAGTAAAGCTGTAGTACAAGATGGGGAGAATACAAATGATGTAATTGTTCTAGCCCCGATAGCGGTTATGCCTAACGTTCAGAAGCAGGGCATCGGCAAGGCGCTTATCCTTGAAGGATTAGATAGATGTAGAACGCTTGGCTATGATCTTGTTTTTCTGATCGGACATCCGGAATATTATCCTAAGTTCGGATTTCAACCTGCAAGGCAGCATGGTTTCGAACTGAAGCAATTTGAAGTATCTGACAATGTATTTATGGTCTGTGAGCTGAAGGAAGGAGCACTTCAGAAGGTTAAAGGAGAATTGATCTACCCGAAATCGTTTTTTTAA